A single Brevundimonas sp. SL130 DNA region contains:
- a CDS encoding lipocalin family protein, with protein MTKHILAALMGVGAVFALSACVSLQSGPVGNTAVPEPAKAVDLTRYAGRWYEIARYEAGFQRGCEASTATYGLRPDGLISVLNTCRQDEVDGALRSIEGKAKVIDSGVNAKLKVSFFGPFYFGNYWVLDHAEDYSWSIVGEPSGRYLWLLSRTPAPSSQVRDTILSRARDLGYDLSLLRMTKQPEA; from the coding sequence ATGACAAAACATATCCTCGCGGCCCTGATGGGCGTCGGCGCCGTCTTCGCTCTGTCCGCATGCGTCAGCCTGCAGTCCGGCCCCGTGGGCAATACAGCCGTTCCCGAACCGGCCAAAGCCGTGGACCTGACCCGATATGCGGGGCGCTGGTATGAGATCGCGCGCTATGAGGCCGGCTTCCAGCGCGGATGCGAAGCCAGCACGGCGACTTACGGCCTCCGTCCGGACGGGTTGATCAGCGTCCTCAACACCTGCCGTCAGGATGAGGTGGACGGCGCGCTTCGCTCGATAGAGGGCAAGGCCAAGGTTATCGACAGCGGCGTGAACGCCAAGCTGAAGGTCTCCTTCTTCGGCCCCTTCTATTTTGGGAACTACTGGGTGCTGGATCATGCCGAGGACTACTCCTGGTCCATCGTCGGCGAGCCTTCAGGCCGTTACCTCTGGCTGCTCTCGCGAACGCCCGCCCCGTCGAGCCAGGTCCGCGACACGATCCTGAGCCGGGCGCGCGACCTCGGCTATGATCTCTCTCTGTTGAGAATGACGAAACAGCCGGAGGCCTGA
- the cpdR gene encoding cell cycle two-component system response regulator CpdR: MARILLAEDDSSLRGFLTRALERAGHQVIDCENGDDAIDALEHGPYDLLLTDIVMPGADGIEVARVAAARQPGLRIMFITGFAAVALTAAQASPQAKVLSKPVHLRDLVNEVERMVAA, encoded by the coding sequence ATGGCGCGCATACTTTTGGCCGAAGACGACAGTTCGCTTCGCGGTTTCCTGACCCGGGCGCTGGAGCGGGCCGGGCATCAGGTGATCGACTGTGAGAACGGCGACGACGCCATCGACGCCCTGGAGCACGGCCCTTACGACCTGCTGCTGACCGACATCGTCATGCCCGGCGCCGACGGGATCGAGGTGGCGCGCGTCGCCGCCGCCCGCCAACCCGGCCTGCGCATCATGTTCATCACCGGCTTCGCCGCCGTCGCCCTGACCGCCGCCCAGGCCTCGCCCCAGGCCAAGGTCCTGTCCAAGCCTGTGCACCTGCGCGACCTGGTCAATGAGGTCGAGCGGATGGTCGCGGCCTGA
- a CDS encoding N-formylglutamate amidohydrolase, whose product MKFHARPPSFHNETRYAVRMSMDGASFAITLPPETAPQTALVFASPHSGQTYPDDMGAVAGLSRSSLRSAEDALVGALVRAGPDHGAPLIEARIGRAYLDLNRDPAELDPGLIDDVEGPVGAKTRAGYGLIPRLTGDGLALYDRRLSRAEADARIRAAHAPYHAALADLMARTHARCGRAVLIDWHSMPARAVGAEVVLGDRHGSSCSTRLTRRLRDLFEAMGWRVALNHPYAGGWSTQVWGRPDEGYEAIQIELSRSLYLDEARQTPNAAHGATTKALNRVITALCAEDWADGAPT is encoded by the coding sequence ATGAAATTCCACGCGCGGCCGCCTTCCTTCCACAACGAAACGCGCTATGCGGTGCGTATGAGTATGGACGGGGCCAGTTTCGCGATCACTCTGCCGCCCGAGACGGCGCCGCAGACGGCCCTGGTCTTCGCCTCCCCCCATTCAGGCCAGACCTATCCCGACGATATGGGCGCCGTCGCCGGCCTGTCCCGTTCCAGCCTCAGGAGCGCCGAGGACGCCCTAGTCGGAGCGCTGGTGCGGGCAGGGCCAGACCATGGCGCGCCTCTGATCGAGGCGCGGATCGGCCGGGCCTATCTGGATCTGAACCGCGACCCCGCCGAGTTGGATCCCGGCCTGATCGACGACGTCGAGGGACCTGTCGGGGCCAAGACCCGGGCCGGATATGGTCTGATCCCGCGCCTGACCGGCGACGGCCTGGCCCTTTACGACCGACGACTGTCGCGAGCGGAGGCCGACGCGCGCATCCGTGCGGCCCACGCCCCCTATCACGCCGCCCTGGCGGATCTGATGGCCCGGACCCACGCCCGCTGCGGCCGGGCGGTTCTGATCGACTGGCATTCCATGCCCGCGCGGGCGGTGGGGGCGGAGGTGGTGCTGGGCGACCGGCATGGGTCGTCTTGCAGCACGCGACTGACGCGGCGGCTGCGCGATCTGTTCGAGGCAATGGGCTGGCGGGTGGCGCTGAACCATCCCTATGCGGGGGGCTGGTCCACCCAGGTCTGGGGCCGACCCGACGAGGGCTATGAGGCGATCCAGATCGAACTGAGCCGCAGCCTGTATCTGGATGAGGCGCGCCAGACGCCCAACGCCGCCCATGGCGCGACGACAAAGGCGTTGAACCGCGTCATCACTGCGCTTTGCGCCGAGGATTGGGCGGACGGCGCCCCCACCTGA
- a CDS encoding DUF599 domain-containing protein produces the protein MTWVDWAALALFFICWLGYAPILKFVGRYGGSLNDDMAHVRRMWMSAMTHRELKLVDSQLMGHSINSASFFASTNLLLIAAVGGILFGGESKLEGFAAVGAENVPIQILEAKLALVLICLARGFLDFIWALRQMNYTLALIGAAPELHHKTDREAFGDAAAELLNPALSAFSQGVRGYYFALAAAAWLFGPLWLALGVASSFGLLIYRQEASPAARAIRNARRLLGE, from the coding sequence ATGACCTGGGTTGATTGGGCCGCGCTGGCGCTCTTCTTTATCTGCTGGCTCGGCTATGCGCCGATCCTGAAATTCGTCGGCCGCTACGGTGGTTCGCTGAACGACGACATGGCTCATGTCCGCCGCATGTGGATGTCGGCCATGACCCATCGCGAGCTGAAACTGGTCGACAGTCAGCTGATGGGGCATTCGATCAATTCCGCCTCCTTCTTCGCCTCGACCAATCTGCTGCTGATCGCAGCGGTGGGGGGGATATTGTTCGGCGGCGAAAGCAAGCTGGAAGGCTTCGCCGCCGTCGGGGCGGAAAATGTGCCCATCCAGATCCTGGAGGCCAAACTGGCTCTGGTGTTGATCTGTCTGGCGCGCGGGTTTCTGGATTTCATCTGGGCCCTGCGTCAGATGAACTACACCCTCGCCCTGATCGGTGCGGCCCCCGAACTGCACCACAAGACCGACCGCGAGGCCTTCGGCGATGCGGCGGCTGAGTTGCTGAACCCGGCGCTGAGCGCGTTCAGCCAAGGCGTGCGCGGCTATTATTTCGCCCTGGCGGCGGCGGCCTGGCTGTTCGGGCCTCTGTGGCTGGCCCTGGGCGTGGCCTCGTCCTTCGGCCTGCTGATCTATCGCCAGGAGGCCTCGCCCGCCGCCCGCGCCATCCGCAACGCGCGTCGCCTGCTGGGTGAATGA
- the ppa gene encoding inorganic diphosphatase, with the protein MNLDAIPVGPNAPWDINVIIEIPQGGLPVKYEMDKASGALFVDRFLHTAMYYPGNYGFIPHTLSDDGDPCDVIVLNPTPVVPGCVIRSRPIGVLKMVDEAGGDEKILAVPVDKLNPYYTEIASYRQLPAILIEQIEHFFTRYKDLEKGKSVTVKGWGDAGEAAELIQIGMKAHQDKLAAQKADKKA; encoded by the coding sequence ATGAACCTCGACGCCATTCCGGTCGGCCCGAACGCCCCCTGGGACATCAACGTCATCATCGAGATCCCCCAAGGGGGCCTGCCGGTGAAGTATGAGATGGACAAGGCCTCGGGCGCCCTGTTCGTCGACCGCTTCCTGCACACCGCCATGTACTATCCCGGCAACTACGGCTTCATCCCGCACACCCTGTCGGACGACGGCGATCCCTGCGACGTCATCGTGCTGAACCCGACGCCAGTCGTGCCGGGCTGCGTCATCCGCTCGCGCCCCATCGGCGTGCTGAAGATGGTGGACGAGGCCGGCGGCGACGAGAAGATCCTGGCCGTGCCGGTCGACAAGCTGAACCCCTATTACACCGAGATCGCCAGCTATCGTCAGCTGCCGGCCATCCTGATCGAGCAGATCGAGCACTTCTTCACCCGCTACAAGGATCTGGAGAAGGGCAAGTCGGTCACGGTCAAGGGCTGGGGCGACGCCGGCGAGGCCGCCGAACTGATCCAGATCGGCATGAAGGCCCACCAGGACAAGCTGGCCGCCCAAAAGGCCGACAAGAAGGCCTGA
- the arsC gene encoding arsenate reductase (glutaredoxin) (This arsenate reductase requires both glutathione and glutaredoxin to convert arsenate to arsenite, after which the efflux transporter formed by ArsA and ArsB can extrude the arsenite from the cell, providing resistance.): MDVVIYHNPACGTSRNTLALIRHVGIEPHVVEYLKTPPSRALVAQLVERMGGSVRDILREKGAPYAELGLGEPGLSDDQLLDAIEAHPILMNRPIVVSPRGVKLCRPSEAVLDLLPEAGLKPFVKEDGEVVIDAGGRRVEG, from the coding sequence ATGGACGTCGTCATCTATCATAATCCCGCCTGCGGGACGTCGCGCAACACCCTGGCCCTGATCCGCCATGTCGGGATCGAGCCCCATGTGGTCGAATATCTGAAGACCCCGCCCAGCCGGGCCCTGGTGGCGCAGTTGGTCGAGCGGATGGGCGGATCGGTGCGCGACATCCTGCGCGAAAAGGGCGCGCCCTATGCCGAGCTGGGCCTGGGCGAGCCCGGCCTGTCGGACGATCAGTTGCTGGATGCGATCGAGGCCCATCCGATCCTGATGAACCGGCCCATCGTCGTGTCGCCCCGGGGCGTGAAGCTGTGCCGGCCGTCCGAGGCGGTGCTGGACCTGCTGCCCGAGGCGGGGCTGAAGCCCTTCGTCAAGGAAGACGGCGAGGTGGTGATCGACGCCGGCGGGCGCCGCGTCGAGGGGTAG
- a CDS encoding retron Ec67 family RNA-directed DNA polymerase/endonuclease, with amino-acid sequence MSTLDQLKSASTLTDFAVLLNTPTKSLINTLYKVPEAAWYQTFPIPKKSGGERIINAPMGKMKTYQRVLANILYECDAESKIEGLRPLSHAYRKGQSIITNATVHKNRRYVLNLDLSDFFPTFTFPRVRGFFIKDQAFELKPECATILAQLACFENALPQGSPCSPIISDLIARILDQRLARFAKQHKVTYSRYADDITFSTNAKSFPEALATGGSSPEVPWVLGQALIDKIEGSGFVINHDKTRMQVKASRQMVTGLTVNEKVNISQQYWGRVRSMCQSLYKTGMYYRPSTDPQDPESIKTSLASLRGVLGHVYNVKMKSHIRPVAEPGSKHKPPLIFGQKTHENFHFYDYFVAPQQPLIVTEGHTDPVYLRNAIRRLAVAHPGLGQVSPNGFTYKIKFFNYENTVTTLLRMGGSDPLKNLAITYAKRLERYDYKPMLHPVILLLDNDSGLGSFAGAINGKFGKALSLNSTDPFYHLVANLYVVKTPEPGSGEHSCIETLLGADFPKFLAGKVFPGPNDSFDPAKHIKKTDFARKVVAKNAATINWSGYDPLLARIDAVIAHYQAPVLPAPAPAAPS; translated from the coding sequence TTGTCGACGCTGGATCAGCTCAAATCTGCGAGCACGCTGACGGATTTCGCCGTGCTGCTGAACACGCCGACGAAGTCGCTCATCAACACGCTGTACAAGGTGCCCGAGGCGGCTTGGTATCAGACGTTTCCAATACCGAAAAAGTCGGGCGGCGAGCGGATCATCAACGCCCCCATGGGCAAGATGAAAACCTACCAGCGTGTGCTGGCCAACATCCTCTACGAATGCGATGCCGAGAGCAAAATCGAGGGGCTGCGACCGCTCTCGCACGCTTATCGGAAGGGCCAATCGATCATCACGAATGCGACCGTCCACAAAAATAGGCGCTACGTCCTTAATCTCGACCTAAGCGATTTTTTCCCGACCTTCACGTTCCCTCGAGTCCGCGGGTTCTTCATCAAGGACCAGGCCTTCGAACTGAAGCCTGAGTGCGCGACGATCCTCGCCCAGCTTGCTTGTTTCGAGAATGCGCTTCCGCAGGGCAGTCCATGCTCGCCAATCATTTCCGATTTGATCGCCCGCATCCTTGACCAGCGGCTGGCTAGGTTCGCCAAGCAGCACAAGGTCACGTACTCGCGCTACGCGGATGACATTACGTTCTCAACGAATGCCAAGTCCTTCCCGGAGGCTTTGGCTACAGGCGGATCTTCCCCGGAAGTTCCGTGGGTCCTCGGTCAAGCGCTAATCGACAAGATCGAAGGCTCTGGCTTCGTCATCAACCACGACAAGACGCGCATGCAGGTGAAGGCGTCGCGCCAGATGGTGACAGGCCTAACCGTCAACGAGAAGGTCAATATCTCGCAGCAGTACTGGGGCCGCGTGCGCTCCATGTGCCAGTCGCTATACAAGACAGGCATGTACTACCGGCCATCTACCGACCCTCAAGACCCCGAGTCGATAAAGACGAGCTTGGCCTCGCTTCGCGGGGTCCTAGGCCACGTCTACAACGTCAAAATGAAGTCCCACATCCGGCCAGTGGCCGAGCCTGGGAGCAAGCATAAACCGCCGCTGATCTTCGGACAGAAGACCCACGAGAACTTTCACTTCTACGACTACTTCGTCGCGCCACAGCAGCCGTTGATCGTGACCGAGGGGCACACCGACCCGGTGTACCTTCGCAACGCCATTCGACGCCTAGCCGTCGCCCATCCGGGATTGGGCCAAGTCTCACCCAACGGGTTCACGTACAAGATAAAGTTCTTCAACTACGAAAACACGGTCACAACCTTGCTCCGCATGGGCGGGAGCGATCCCCTAAAGAACCTGGCGATCACATATGCCAAACGGCTTGAACGTTACGACTACAAGCCGATGCTTCATCCCGTCATTTTGCTCTTGGATAATGACTCGGGCCTCGGCTCATTCGCCGGCGCTATCAACGGCAAGTTCGGGAAAGCGCTAAGCCTCAATTCCACGGACCCGTTTTATCACCTGGTCGCGAACCTCTACGTCGTGAAGACCCCGGAGCCGGGCAGCGGGGAGCATTCGTGCATAGAGACGTTGCTGGGGGCCGACTTCCCTAAATTTCTAGCCGGGAAAGTTTTCCCTGGACCAAACGATAGTTTCGACCCGGCGAAGCATATCAAAAAGACCGACTTCGCCCGCAAGGTTGTCGCGAAGAATGCCGCCACCATAAACTGGTCAGGCTATGATCCTTTGCTGGCGCGAATAGACGCCGTGATTGCACATTATCAGGCACCCGTGCTTCCCGCGCCGGCGCCAGCAGCACCGAGTTGA
- the hslU gene encoding ATP-dependent protease ATPase subunit HslU codes for MTDLSPREIVSELDRYIVGQDDAKRAVAVALRNRWRRKRVPEDLRDEVTPKNILMIGPTGVGKTEIARRLARLAGSPFLKVEATKFTEVGYVGRDVDQIMRDLVESALVMVRDRRRSEVRARAEGAAEDRILDALVGPGAGPATRDSFRKKLRAGELDDKEIEIALADTASPIQGLDIPGGGAVGLLNLSEMLGKMGGGRTKTVKLTVRDATAPLIAEEGDKLLDQDSLTKEALILAENEGIVFLDEIDKVAARQGASGADVSREGVQRDLLPLIEGTTVSTKYGPVKTDHVLFIASGAFHVAKPSDLLPELQGRLPIRVELKALTRDDFKRILTEPEANLIRQNQALLATEDVTLTFTDDAVEALADAAVAANSAVENIGARRLQTVLERVLEETSFKASDLAGQTVAFDGAAVRDKLSALTKDVDLSRFIL; via the coding sequence ATGACTGACCTCTCCCCCCGCGAAATCGTCTCCGAACTGGATCGCTATATCGTCGGCCAGGACGACGCCAAGCGCGCCGTGGCCGTGGCCCTGCGCAACCGCTGGCGTCGCAAGCGCGTGCCCGAGGATCTGCGCGACGAGGTGACGCCCAAGAATATCCTGATGATCGGCCCGACCGGCGTCGGCAAGACCGAGATCGCCCGGCGGCTGGCGCGGCTGGCGGGTTCGCCCTTCCTCAAGGTCGAGGCGACCAAGTTCACCGAGGTCGGCTATGTCGGCCGCGACGTGGACCAGATCATGCGCGACCTGGTCGAGAGCGCCCTGGTCATGGTGCGCGACCGCCGCCGCAGCGAGGTGCGGGCGCGGGCCGAGGGTGCGGCCGAGGACCGGATCCTGGACGCCCTGGTCGGACCCGGCGCCGGTCCGGCGACGCGCGACAGTTTCCGCAAGAAGCTGCGGGCCGGCGAGCTGGACGACAAGGAGATCGAGATCGCCCTAGCCGACACCGCCTCGCCGATCCAGGGGCTGGACATCCCCGGCGGCGGGGCCGTGGGCCTGCTGAACCTGTCGGAGATGCTGGGCAAGATGGGCGGCGGCCGGACCAAGACGGTCAAGCTGACCGTCCGCGACGCCACCGCCCCCCTGATCGCCGAAGAGGGCGACAAGCTGCTGGATCAGGACAGCCTGACCAAGGAGGCGCTGATCCTGGCCGAGAACGAGGGCATCGTCTTCCTGGACGAGATCGACAAGGTGGCCGCCCGCCAGGGGGCCTCCGGCGCCGACGTCTCGCGCGAGGGGGTCCAGCGCGACCTGCTGCCCCTGATCGAGGGGACCACCGTCTCGACCAAATACGGGCCGGTGAAGACGGACCATGTGCTGTTCATAGCCTCGGGCGCCTTCCATGTGGCCAAGCCGTCGGACCTGCTGCCCGAGTTGCAGGGCCGGCTGCCGATCCGGGTCGAGCTGAAGGCCCTGACGCGGGACGACTTCAAGCGGATTCTGACCGAGCCCGAGGCCAATCTGATCCGTCAGAACCAGGCCCTGCTGGCCACCGAGGACGTGACCCTGACCTTCACCGACGACGCGGTAGAGGCCCTGGCCGACGCGGCGGTGGCGGCCAACTCGGCCGTCGAGAACATCGGCGCCCGGCGGCTTCAGACCGTGCTGGAGCGGGTGCTGGAGGAGACCAGCTTCAAGGCCTCGGACCTGGCGGGCCAGACCGTGGCCTTCGACGGGGCGGCGGTGCGCGACAAGCTGAGCGCCCTGACCAAGGACGTGGACCTGAGCCGGTTCATTCTTTAG
- a CDS encoding YihY/virulence factor BrkB family protein — protein MFRFKPPVRPARHSLWTFVAAALGGLGAGAGAAHLLYTQGHKLGLELRPERPEPLPPKPPTPEDYETKEPGRGRLAARPEHIPRKGWTDILWRTGGSYFGDRVGFVAGGVTFFTLLSLFPLLGTFVTLYGLFADPADAWSRLQFLYGVMPSSIAAFLGGEMERLAANSNGQLTFTLIWTLALSLWTANGAVKVLFYGLNIAYHEVERRNIVRYNLLCLGFTLGAIAAVLFSSLLVVGAPVAIRLFGLEEEWGLLALLRWPLLLVGYVAALTLIYRFGPCRQKARWRWLTPGAIFAAVVSLTVSFVFSWYLSNFVRTDSYGPLAAMMGFLLWTWLSVQVILMGAELNAEIEHQTAIDTTTGKPLPIGERGAQVADSIGAKRGNPSALAFTQRHAEAVADRLMRRRNRHRRERAAKE, from the coding sequence ATGTTCCGGTTCAAGCCTCCTGTCCGCCCCGCCCGCCACTCGCTGTGGACCTTCGTCGCGGCGGCCCTGGGCGGCCTCGGCGCCGGCGCCGGCGCGGCCCATCTGCTCTATACCCAGGGCCACAAGCTCGGGCTGGAGCTGCGGCCCGAACGCCCCGAACCCCTGCCGCCCAAACCCCCGACGCCCGAGGACTACGAGACGAAGGAGCCGGGCCGAGGCCGTCTCGCCGCCCGGCCCGAGCATATCCCGCGCAAGGGCTGGACCGACATCCTGTGGCGCACGGGGGGCTCCTACTTCGGCGACCGGGTCGGGTTCGTGGCCGGGGGCGTGACCTTCTTCACCCTGCTGTCCCTGTTCCCCCTGCTGGGGACGTTCGTGACCCTGTACGGCCTGTTCGCCGATCCGGCCGACGCCTGGAGCCGGCTTCAGTTCCTGTACGGGGTCATGCCCAGCAGTATCGCCGCCTTCCTGGGCGGGGAGATGGAGCGGCTGGCCGCGAACTCGAACGGCCAGCTGACCTTCACACTGATCTGGACCCTGGCCCTGTCGCTGTGGACCGCCAATGGGGCGGTCAAGGTGCTCTTCTACGGGCTGAACATCGCCTATCACGAGGTCGAGCGCCGCAACATCGTCCGCTACAACCTGCTGTGCCTGGGCTTCACCCTGGGGGCCATTGCGGCCGTCCTGTTCAGCTCGCTGCTGGTGGTCGGGGCGCCCGTGGCGATCCGGTTGTTCGGGCTGGAGGAGGAGTGGGGCCTGCTGGCCCTGCTGCGCTGGCCCCTGCTGCTGGTCGGCTATGTCGCCGCCCTGACCCTGATCTACCGGTTCGGCCCGTGCCGGCAGAAGGCGCGCTGGCGCTGGCTGACGCCGGGGGCGATCTTTGCGGCGGTGGTCAGCCTGACGGTCTCGTTCGTGTTCAGCTGGTACCTGAGCAACTTCGTCCGCACCGACTCCTACGGCCCGCTGGCGGCCATGATGGGCTTTCTGCTGTGGACCTGGCTGTCGGTGCAGGTGATCCTGATGGGGGCCGAGCTGAACGCCGAGATCGAGCATCAGACGGCGATAGACACCACCACCGGCAAGCCCCTGCCCATCGGCGAGCGCGGCGCCCAGGTGGCCGACAGCATCGGCGCCAAGCGCGGCAATCCCTCCGCCCTGGCCTTCACCCAGCGCCACGCCGAGGCGGTCGCCGACCGGCTGATGCGCCGCCGCAACCGCCATCGGCGCGAGCGGGCCGCTAAAGAATGA
- the prmC gene encoding peptide chain release factor N(5)-glutamine methyltransferase, whose protein sequence is MTTEPLSPKPADGAATLLTVWKAAQARLKGGRIDSPAIDARLLLEAAAGASRMDILTDPYRVVTPEQQAEYEAMVERRLRREPVSRIVGKKGFWKIMLNVTPDVLSPRPDTETILDIALLAFAKTQAFSIADLGTGSGAILLALLAERPAAQGVGADISTEALAVAKENAANLDLNERAAFLRTEWAAGFGDASFDLVVSNPPYIPTDHIPTLDPEVRDHDPHLALDGGPDGLQAYRDLAPEVKRILKPGGVFAVEIGWDQGPQVKALFEAQGFADVKVIKDLGERDRVVTNGPDPRTNPIPQE, encoded by the coding sequence ATGACCACCGAGCCCCTCTCCCCCAAGCCCGCCGACGGCGCCGCGACCCTGCTGACCGTGTGGAAGGCCGCCCAGGCCCGCCTGAAGGGCGGCCGCATCGACAGCCCGGCCATCGACGCCCGCCTGCTGCTGGAAGCCGCCGCCGGCGCCAGCCGTATGGACATCCTGACCGACCCCTACCGGGTCGTCACCCCCGAGCAGCAGGCCGAGTACGAGGCCATGGTCGAACGCCGCCTGCGCCGCGAGCCCGTGTCGAGGATCGTCGGCAAGAAGGGCTTCTGGAAGATCATGCTGAACGTCACCCCCGACGTTCTCAGCCCCCGCCCCGACACCGAGACCATCCTCGACATCGCCTTGCTGGCCTTCGCCAAGACCCAGGCCTTCAGCATCGCCGACCTGGGCACCGGCTCGGGCGCCATCCTGCTGGCCCTGCTGGCCGAGCGGCCGGCGGCCCAGGGCGTGGGCGCCGACATCTCGACCGAGGCCCTGGCCGTGGCCAAGGAGAACGCCGCCAACCTGGACCTGAACGAGCGCGCCGCCTTCCTGAGGACCGAATGGGCCGCGGGCTTCGGCGACGCGAGCTTCGACCTGGTGGTGTCCAACCCCCCCTATATCCCCACCGACCACATCCCGACCCTGGACCCCGAGGTCCGCGACCACGACCCCCACCTGGCCCTGGACGGCGGCCCCGATGGCTTGCAGGCCTATCGCGACCTGGCCCCCGAGGTGAAGCGGATCCTCAAGCCCGGCGGCGTCTTCGCCGTCGAGATCGGCTGGGACCAGGGGCCCCAGGTCAAGGCCCTGTTCGAGGCCCAGGGCTTTGCCGACGTCAAGGTGATCAAGGACCTGGGAGAACGCGACCGCGTCGTCACCAACGGCCCGGACCCCCGGACCAATCCGATCCCGCAGGAGTGA
- a CDS encoding GIY-YIG nuclease family protein has translation MPTHRTFIATYIMASGRNGTLYVGMTANLTARVWKHRTGVFDGFGKAYGCTQLVWFEQHVWVVEAIRREKRLKKWLRDWKLQLIEAANPDWRDLAEGWYPVNDPNWTPPVEDEDFPGSASRPGG, from the coding sequence ATGCCGACCCATCGCACCTTCATCGCCACCTATATCATGGCCAGCGGGCGCAACGGGACGCTCTATGTCGGCATGACGGCGAACCTGACGGCGCGGGTGTGGAAGCATCGGACCGGCGTCTTCGACGGCTTCGGAAAGGCCTATGGCTGCACCCAACTGGTCTGGTTCGAACAGCACGTCTGGGTGGTGGAGGCCATTCGCCGCGAGAAACGGCTCAAGAAATGGCTGCGGGACTGGAAGCTGCAGCTGATCGAGGCCGCCAACCCCGATTGGCGCGATCTGGCCGAGGGCTGGTATCCGGTCAATGATCCGAACTGGACGCCGCCCGTCGAGGATGAGGATTTCCCCGGTTCCGCTTCGCGGCCCGGAGGATGA
- a CDS encoding IS110 family transposase, whose translation MNIAPGIVGIDISKRFLDVFDPRIGRPERVANTEPEIQVLALRLAASGDRAVFEATGVYDRILRRALESAGVGFSRVDPSRARAFARAAGFLAKTDAVDARMLAAMGQALQPRLEEVVAPARERLAGLNARRDQLVAMRAQERNRRAEHRDDPDIQASLDQHLDWLDAQVRDLDARIRRLIAADLELRQAEQHLRSVPGVGPVAAATLLARVPELGRRSPKAIAALVGLAPFNADSGARRGHRAIRGGRKRVRDALYMSAVTAARSNTVFSTFYSRLRDAGKPPKVALVAVARKLLTTLNAIARTQTPFKA comes from the coding sequence ATGAACATAGCCCCTGGCATCGTGGGGATCGATATCTCCAAGCGATTTCTTGACGTTTTCGACCCTCGGATCGGCCGGCCAGAGCGGGTGGCCAACACCGAGCCGGAGATCCAGGTCCTGGCGCTTCGCCTGGCCGCATCTGGCGATCGGGCGGTGTTCGAGGCCACCGGCGTCTATGACCGGATCCTGCGACGCGCCCTGGAAAGCGCCGGCGTCGGCTTCAGTCGCGTAGATCCGAGCCGCGCCCGCGCCTTCGCCCGCGCGGCTGGCTTCCTGGCCAAGACCGACGCCGTCGACGCCCGGATGCTGGCGGCCATGGGCCAGGCCCTGCAGCCGCGTCTTGAGGAGGTCGTCGCCCCGGCTCGCGAACGCCTAGCCGGACTGAATGCCCGCCGCGACCAACTCGTCGCCATGCGCGCCCAGGAGCGCAACAGACGCGCCGAACACCGCGACGACCCGGATATCCAGGCCAGTCTGGATCAGCACCTGGACTGGCTCGACGCCCAGGTCCGCGACCTCGACGCCCGCATCCGACGCCTGATCGCGGCGGACCTCGAACTGCGCCAAGCCGAGCAACATCTGAGGTCGGTTCCCGGCGTTGGCCCCGTCGCCGCCGCCACGTTACTGGCTCGGGTTCCCGAGCTGGGTCGGCGTTCTCCAAAGGCCATCGCCGCTCTCGTCGGACTCGCGCCCTTCAACGCCGACAGCGGCGCCCGAAGAGGACATCGTGCGATCCGCGGCGGACGAAAGCGCGTCCGCGACGCCCTCTACATGAGCGCCGTCACCGCCGCCCGCTCGAACACCGTATTCTCGACCTTCTACAGCCGGCTGCGGGACGCCGGAAAGCCCCCGAAGGTCGCCCTCGTCGCCGTCGCCCGAAAGCTACTCACAACACTCAACGCAATCGCCAGAACTCAAACGCCGTTCAAGGCATAA